A stretch of the Amycolatopsis sp. BJA-103 genome encodes the following:
- a CDS encoding NAD(P)-dependent oxidoreductase, producing the protein MHLTVLAASGPTGLSLTRQALERGHIVRAIARNPDRITIPDAPGLTKIVADVFRTSEIDSALEGSELVLSGLGVPKGTKPGVLTAGARSAVASGARVIWLGAYGTGPSAAVASALNRLVLKGLGAEVADKVESDAVVTEAGGTVFHAGPLSNKPISPDRRTVGLDASPKSIFRIMVSRDTVAAAMLDEAENPRFPGRIAVPLTR; encoded by the coding sequence ATGCACCTCACCGTTCTCGCCGCGTCCGGCCCGACCGGACTTTCCCTTACCCGGCAGGCACTCGAACGTGGCCACATCGTCAGGGCCATCGCCCGCAATCCGGACCGGATCACCATTCCGGACGCCCCGGGGCTGACCAAGATCGTCGCGGACGTGTTCCGCACCAGCGAGATCGACTCGGCGCTCGAAGGCAGTGAACTGGTGCTGTCCGGGCTGGGTGTGCCCAAGGGGACGAAGCCGGGTGTGCTGACCGCGGGCGCCCGGTCGGCGGTGGCCTCGGGCGCCCGCGTCATTTGGCTGGGTGCTTACGGCACGGGGCCCTCGGCCGCGGTGGCAAGCGCGCTCAACCGGCTGGTCCTCAAGGGACTCGGAGCGGAGGTCGCCGACAAGGTCGAGTCGGACGCCGTGGTCACCGAAGCCGGCGGGACGGTTTTCCACGCCGGACCCCTGTCGAACAAACCGATCAGCCCGGACCGGCGCACCGTCGGGCTCGATGCCTCCCCCAAGAGCATCTTCCGCATCATGGTGAGCCGGGACACCGTTGCCGCCGCGATGCTCGACGAAGCGGAGAACCCGCGGTTCCCCGGCCGGATCGCTGTCCCGCTCACGCGCTGA
- a CDS encoding nuclear transport factor 2 family protein translates to MTDVNHLADRVAVAETVARFAWSQDLKDWAGLRAILADTVTMDVSEHLGGPSQELSADDFVVASRAVLEGFQSTHHSTSNVIVEVEGDHATYRSFVVAYHHVPTDEVDWLVVRAFWHVDLQRAGNEWRLRRIRVVRKAPFAGNSELYAIAKGARGQGGREVSASTDDVRAVPFRMAAAMSDRDVEKLVANYADDFDCVMPVHPDRSFRGADQVRANYTKIFARYSNGLDARVIDSVVDGDRVWTEWEMIGTRADGVVETIRGAVIIRVEDGRAAAVRFYLDPVDAPDASAQLNILG, encoded by the coding sequence ATGACTGATGTCAACCACCTCGCCGACCGGGTCGCTGTCGCCGAAACCGTGGCCCGTTTCGCTTGGTCACAGGATCTCAAGGACTGGGCCGGTCTGCGTGCGATCCTCGCCGACACCGTCACGATGGACGTCTCCGAGCACTTGGGCGGGCCGTCGCAAGAATTGAGTGCCGATGATTTCGTGGTCGCCAGCCGGGCGGTGCTGGAAGGGTTCCAGAGTACTCACCATTCGACTTCCAACGTCATCGTCGAGGTTGAGGGCGACCATGCCACCTACCGGAGTTTCGTGGTGGCCTACCACCACGTTCCCACCGATGAGGTCGACTGGCTCGTCGTGCGTGCTTTCTGGCACGTCGACCTGCAGCGGGCCGGCAATGAATGGCGGCTGAGGCGCATCCGCGTCGTGCGGAAAGCCCCTTTCGCGGGCAACTCCGAGCTTTACGCGATCGCCAAGGGGGCCCGCGGACAAGGCGGGCGAGAAGTGAGTGCGTCGACCGACGACGTGCGCGCCGTTCCGTTTCGCATGGCCGCGGCGATGTCCGATCGTGACGTCGAAAAGCTGGTGGCCAACTACGCCGACGACTTCGACTGCGTGATGCCGGTGCACCCTGATCGCTCCTTCCGCGGTGCCGACCAGGTTCGCGCGAACTACACGAAGATTTTCGCCCGGTATTCGAACGGCCTGGACGCCAGGGTCATCGACTCCGTGGTGGACGGTGACCGGGTGTGGACGGAGTGGGAGATGATCGGCACGCGGGCCGACGGGGTCGTCGAGACCATCCGCGGCGCCGTCATCATCCGGGTCGAGGACGGCCGCGCCGCAGCTGTCCGCTTTTACCTCGATCCGGTCGATGCCCCGGATGCGTCGGCACAGCTGAACATCCTCGGCTGA
- a CDS encoding epoxide hydrolase family protein, translating to MVPDRPVLEVTDAELGELRARLAATRWPAPWPVTGWSAGTDPGELRRLVAYWAAGYDWRAHEAAINVLPHHVADIAGTPVHYLRFDGEDPEALPIVLTNGWPSSFLELTDLARRLATPSKHGGSAADSFTVIVPSLPGFAFSPQRPSLTDPLQTHELWHLLMHEELGLARYGAHGTDLGAGITSRLAEAHPDAVVGIHLAAVASPVDYDDESITAQERAYLDSVTTWSAKEGAYQHQQSTRPVTLSYGLADSPAGLLAWMIEKYRAWSDCEGDLSSRFSDDFLLTQASLYWFTNTISTSFRPYYEYGENMTRRVERIEVPTALALFPADLTRPPRSWAERTYNITRYTEMPRGGHFPAHEQPELLAHDLTDFFRPLR from the coding sequence ATGGTGCCCGATAGGCCCGTACTCGAGGTCACCGATGCCGAACTCGGTGAGCTGCGAGCTCGGCTGGCCGCCACGCGATGGCCGGCTCCGTGGCCGGTGACCGGCTGGTCGGCGGGAACCGATCCCGGTGAGTTGCGGCGACTGGTCGCCTACTGGGCGGCCGGCTATGACTGGCGTGCTCACGAAGCCGCCATCAACGTGCTGCCCCACCACGTCGCGGACATCGCCGGGACACCGGTGCACTACCTGCGTTTCGACGGGGAGGATCCGGAGGCCCTGCCGATCGTGCTGACCAACGGGTGGCCCAGCTCGTTCCTGGAGTTGACCGACCTCGCCCGGCGACTGGCCACCCCGTCCAAGCACGGTGGCAGCGCGGCGGACTCGTTCACCGTCATCGTCCCGTCGCTGCCGGGATTCGCCTTCTCCCCGCAACGGCCCTCGCTCACGGATCCCTTGCAGACCCACGAACTGTGGCACTTGCTCATGCACGAGGAACTGGGTCTCGCCCGGTACGGGGCGCACGGCACAGACCTGGGCGCGGGCATCACCTCCCGGCTGGCCGAAGCCCATCCCGACGCTGTGGTGGGTATCCACTTGGCGGCCGTCGCCAGTCCGGTCGACTACGACGACGAGAGCATCACCGCGCAGGAGCGCGCCTACCTCGACTCGGTGACGACCTGGTCGGCGAAGGAAGGCGCGTATCAGCACCAGCAGAGCACCCGGCCCGTCACCTTGAGCTACGGGCTGGCTGACTCACCGGCCGGGCTGCTCGCATGGATGATCGAGAAGTACCGCGCGTGGAGCGACTGCGAAGGCGATCTGTCCTCGCGGTTCAGCGACGACTTCCTGCTGACACAGGCGTCGCTCTACTGGTTCACCAACACCATCTCGACCTCGTTCCGGCCGTACTACGAGTACGGCGAGAACATGACGCGCAGAGTCGAGCGGATCGAGGTCCCCACCGCCCTAGCGCTGTTCCCGGCCGACCTCACCCGGCCGCCGCGCAGCTGGGCCGAGCGCACCTACAACATCACGAGGTACACGGAGATGCCCCGCGGCGGTCACTTCCCCGCACACGAACAACCCGAGCTGCTCGCTCACGACCTCACCGACTTCTTCCGGCCGCTGCGGTGA
- a CDS encoding SDR family NAD(P)-dependent oxidoreductase: protein MDAVGSGQGKGLRVSTENRVVAVTGGGTGIGAAVARRYTAEGANVVVLGRRREPLEKVAEETGAHVIACDASVTSDAENAVAEIVGRFGRLDVVVANAGGHGLSSVTDTDDEEWELALRSNLSSAFVFCRAALPTLVEAGGQVVIVSSLAGLFAGPDVAGYTVAKHALIGLTRSIARDYGPHGVRANAVCPGWVRTPMADGAMERFAESAGFAGGRDEGYRRATAEVPLRRPAEPDEIASIVRFLGSPESSYITGAVLVADGGAHAVDLPTLAFERVGTDT, encoded by the coding sequence ATGGACGCAGTCGGTTCGGGGCAAGGGAAAGGACTCCGGGTGAGTACAGAGAACAGGGTCGTCGCGGTCACCGGCGGCGGTACGGGCATCGGCGCGGCGGTGGCCCGCCGCTACACGGCCGAGGGCGCGAACGTGGTGGTCCTCGGACGGCGGCGCGAACCGCTGGAGAAGGTGGCGGAGGAAACCGGTGCGCACGTCATCGCGTGTGATGCCAGCGTGACCTCGGACGCGGAGAACGCGGTCGCGGAGATCGTCGGCCGGTTCGGGCGGCTGGACGTCGTGGTCGCGAACGCCGGCGGGCACGGGCTGTCGTCGGTGACCGACACCGACGACGAGGAGTGGGAGTTGGCGTTGCGCTCGAACCTCTCGAGCGCGTTCGTGTTCTGCCGGGCCGCGCTACCCACGCTGGTGGAAGCCGGGGGACAGGTGGTGATCGTGTCCTCGTTGGCCGGTCTGTTCGCGGGTCCCGACGTCGCGGGGTACACCGTCGCGAAACACGCGCTGATCGGCCTCACCCGGTCGATCGCCCGCGACTACGGGCCCCACGGTGTCCGCGCGAACGCGGTTTGCCCCGGTTGGGTCCGCACCCCGATGGCCGACGGCGCAATGGAACGGTTCGCCGAATCGGCAGGGTTCGCCGGAGGGCGGGACGAGGGCTACCGTCGGGCGACCGCCGAGGTCCCGCTCCGACGCCCGGCCGAACCGGACGAGATCGCCTCCATCGTTCGGTTCCTCGGCTCGCCGGAATCGTCGTACATCACCGGCGCGGTCCTGGTCGCAGACGGCGGCGCGCACGCGGTCGACCTGCCCACACTGGCCTTCGAACGCGTCGGCACGGACACCTGA
- a CDS encoding MBL fold metallo-hydrolase, which yields MRTRRLGWAGLEIEADGERLVIDYVRDLSPLFTGWRSGDRLPAPSGTAGAALVTHLHRDHTDAAALAGVLEPGAPVLRPAPGHGDDVDNVTTLQAERELALHRLAAEVVDPWSAREIGPFLVTAIPAVDGLGDPQLNWVVQADGQRIFHGGDTMFHGYWWLIARRFSPFDAVFLPANGAVVDAPHLQPPSPLPAAMDPRQSAAAAEILDARYAVPMHYEAEQPDKIAGYVEVADPEKEFRAHAGQRAHVLAVGEWLDLSA from the coding sequence ATGCGAACACGACGACTGGGCTGGGCCGGACTGGAGATCGAGGCGGACGGTGAGCGGCTGGTGATCGACTACGTACGGGACCTCTCGCCACTGTTCACCGGATGGCGGTCCGGCGACAGGCTGCCGGCACCGAGCGGGACGGCCGGCGCCGCGCTGGTCACCCACCTGCACCGGGACCACACCGACGCGGCCGCACTCGCGGGCGTGCTGGAGCCGGGAGCGCCGGTGCTCCGACCGGCACCGGGCCACGGCGACGACGTGGACAACGTGACGACCCTGCAGGCCGAACGCGAGCTGGCCTTGCACCGACTGGCCGCCGAAGTCGTGGATCCCTGGTCCGCTCGCGAAATCGGGCCGTTCCTCGTCACCGCGATCCCCGCCGTCGACGGACTGGGCGACCCGCAGCTGAACTGGGTGGTCCAGGCCGACGGGCAGCGGATCTTCCACGGCGGCGACACGATGTTCCACGGCTACTGGTGGCTCATCGCGCGCCGGTTCAGCCCGTTCGACGCCGTGTTCCTGCCCGCCAACGGCGCGGTGGTCGACGCGCCGCATCTCCAGCCGCCGAGTCCGCTGCCCGCCGCGATGGACCCGAGGCAGTCCGCCGCCGCCGCGGAAATCCTCGATGCCCGGTACGCGGTTCCGATGCACTACGAGGCGGAACAGCCGGACAAGATCGCGGGCTACGTCGAGGTCGCCGACCCGGAGAAGGAGTTCCGCGCGCACGCCGGACAGCGCGCGCACGTGCTGGCCGTCGGGGAGTGGCTGGACCTGTCCGCATGA
- a CDS encoding FAD-dependent monooxygenase, which produces MTKNVLISGAGVAGSTLAYWLARNGFKPTVVERSQGLRSSGNPVDIRGPALPVVEAMGVVPRLRDAATTSNRIRLLGVDGRLVATVAMPAKGNEVEIPRNDLATILYEAARDDAEFLFDDTITALRQDEHGVDVTFDRAPPRRFDLVIGADGLHSTVRRLAFGPERDFVRLTGIYVATTPFSEPVDHPEDVLIHNTPGRLVALHPSRGKGGVAFIFRAEVDHFDHRDMAQHKRIVTSAYAGVGWRVPELLDRLRDAEDVFFDAVSLVDLPSWSKGRVALVGDAASCVSLLGDGSSLAIAGAHTLATALAADGDLARYEAEHRARVMPKRRTVKLAAAMLVPKTRLGLATRNLAARVRSPRSWLLE; this is translated from the coding sequence ATGACGAAGAACGTGCTGATCTCCGGGGCAGGCGTGGCAGGCTCGACCCTCGCCTACTGGCTGGCCCGCAATGGTTTCAAGCCCACGGTCGTGGAGCGGTCGCAGGGCCTGCGCTCCAGCGGCAACCCCGTCGACATCCGCGGGCCCGCCCTGCCGGTCGTCGAGGCCATGGGCGTCGTGCCCCGGCTGCGGGACGCCGCCACGACGTCGAACCGGATCCGGTTGCTGGGTGTCGACGGTCGCCTGGTCGCCACGGTGGCCATGCCCGCCAAGGGCAACGAGGTCGAGATCCCCCGGAACGACCTCGCCACCATCCTGTACGAGGCGGCCCGGGACGACGCCGAGTTCCTCTTCGACGACACGATCACCGCGCTGCGCCAGGACGAGCACGGTGTGGATGTCACGTTCGACCGTGCCCCGCCCCGCCGGTTCGACCTCGTGATCGGCGCGGACGGGCTGCACTCCACCGTGCGCCGCCTCGCCTTCGGCCCCGAGCGTGATTTCGTGCGGCTCACGGGCATCTACGTCGCCACGACACCGTTCAGCGAGCCGGTCGACCACCCCGAGGACGTGCTCATTCACAACACGCCGGGCCGGCTGGTCGCCCTCCATCCGTCACGCGGCAAGGGCGGGGTCGCGTTCATCTTCCGCGCCGAGGTCGACCACTTCGACCACCGCGACATGGCGCAGCACAAGCGGATCGTCACGTCGGCGTACGCGGGCGTCGGGTGGCGGGTGCCGGAGCTGCTCGACCGGTTGCGGGACGCGGAGGACGTCTTCTTCGACGCGGTCAGCCTGGTCGACCTTCCGTCGTGGTCGAAGGGCCGCGTCGCGCTGGTCGGCGACGCCGCGTCGTGCGTGTCCCTGCTCGGTGACGGTTCCAGCCTCGCCATCGCCGGCGCACACACCCTGGCCACCGCGCTCGCTGCGGACGGAGACCTTGCCCGGTACGAGGCCGAGCACCGCGCCAGGGTGATGCCGAAGCGGCGCACCGTCAAGCTGGCCGCGGCGATGCTCGTGCCGAAAACCAGGCTCGGCCTCGCGACACGGAACCTCGCGGCGCGCGTCAGGTCACCGCGATCATGGCTGCTTGAGTGA